The following coding sequences lie in one Xyrauchen texanus isolate HMW12.3.18 chromosome 25, RBS_HiC_50CHRs, whole genome shotgun sequence genomic window:
- the LOC127618909 gene encoding zinc finger protein 239-like, whose protein sequence is MMRGESTAVKQQSDDDDFIPFDLMKVNGDIQELNEVDEKFQKVHIFKTGENDLSCSKTKKNCPSKKSQRTAKNTFTCSQCGKHFTYKFHLKTHMRVHTGERPYTCHQCGKRLTSVGHFKDHLHCHSGERPFECDQCGKTFVVDTNLRKHLKTHTNEKPYKCSHCGKSFSQSKNLKIHERIHTGEKPYKCSHCGKSFSQSPHLKTHERIHFGEKPYKCSHCGKSFSQSPHLKTHERIHFGEKPYKCSHCGKSFSQSKHLKTHERIHTGEKPYKCSHCGKSFSQSEHLKTHERIHTGEKPYKCSHCGKSFSQSPHLKTHERIHNGEKPYKCSHWKNIDVLGRRFYPK, encoded by the exons atgaTGAGAGGAGAATCCACAGCAGTGAAACAACAGAgcgatgatgatgattttattccttttg ACCTGATGAAGGTGAACGGGGATATTCAAGAGCTGAATGAAGTGGATGAGAAATTTCAGAAAgttcatattttcaaaactgGAGAAAATGATTTGAGTTGTTCAAAGACTAAAAAGAATTGCCCATCAAAAAAGTCTCAAAGAACTGCCAAAAatactttcacctgctctcagtgtggaaaacattttacatataaatttcATCTTAAaacacacatgagagttcacacaggagagaggccttacacatgccatcagtgtggaaaacgTTTAACATCTGTTGGCCATTTTAAAGATCATCTCCACTGTCACTCTGGGGAAAGGCCGTttgaatgtgatcagtgtggtaaaacatttgttgtggatacaaacttaagaaaacacctgaaaactcacacaaatgagaagccttacaagtgctcacactgtggaaagagtttctctcaGTCAAAAAACCTGAAAAtacacgagagaattcacactggagaaaaaccttacaagtgctcacactgtggaaagagtttctctcaGTCAccacacctgaaaacacacgagagaattcactttggagaaaaaccttacaagtgctcacactgtggaaagagtttctctcaGTCAccacacctgaaaacacacgagagaattcactttggagaaaaaccttacaagtgctcacactgtggaaagagtttctctcagtcaaaacacctgaaaacacacgagagaattcacactggagaaaaaccttacaagtgctcacactgtggaaagagtttcagtcagtcagaacacctgaaaacacacgagagaattcacactggagaaaaaccttacaagtgctcacactgtggaaagagtttctctcaGTCAccacacctgaaaacacacgagagaattcacaatggagagaaaccttacaagtgctcacactggaAAAACATTGATGtacttggcagacgcttttatccaaagtga